One genomic window of Elaeis guineensis isolate ETL-2024a chromosome 2, EG11, whole genome shotgun sequence includes the following:
- the LOC105043032 gene encoding GTP-binding nuclear protein Ran1B: protein MALPNQQTVEYPSFKLVIVGDGGTGKTTFVKRHLTGEFEKKYEPTIGVEVHPLDFFTNCGKIRFYCWDTAGQEKFGGLRDGYYIHGQCAIIMFDVTARLTYKNVPTWHRDLCRVCENIPIVLCGNKVDVKNRQVKAKQVTFHRKKNLQYYEISAKSNYNFEKPFLYLARKLAGDPNLHFVESPALAPPEVQIDLAAQQQHEADLAAAAAQPLPDDDDDAFD, encoded by the exons ATG GCACTGCCGAATCAGCAAACGGTCGAATATCCGAGCTTTAAGCTCGTCATCGTCGGCGATGGAGGAACTG GTAAAACTACATTTGTGAAGAGGCATCTTACTGGCGAATTCGAAAAGAAATATGAGC CCACTATCGGTGTTGAAGTTCATCCTTTGGATTTCTTCACAAATTGTGGAAAGATCCGATTTTATTGCTGGGATACAGCTGGTCAAGAGAAGTTTGGTGGTCTCAGGGATGGATACTA TATCCATGGTCAGTGTGCTATTATCATGTTTGATGTCACCGCCCGGTTAACATACAAGAATGTTCCAACATGGCACCGGGATCTATGCAG GGTCTGCGAGAATATTCCAATTGTATTGTGTGGTAACAAGGTTGATGTGAAGAACAGGCAGGTTAAAGCAAAGCAAGTTACATTTCACAGGAAGAAGAACCTGCAGTATTATGAGATTTCAGCAAAGAGCAATTACAATTTCGAGAAGCCTTTTCTCTATCTTGCTAGAAAGCTCGCAGG GGATCCGAATCTCCACTTTGTTGAATCACCTGCTCTTGCTCCTCCTGAGGTGCAGATTGACCTGGCTGCTCAGCAACA GCATGAGGCGGACCTCGCTGCAGCTGCTGCTCAGCCTCTTCCTGACGATGATGATGATGCTTTtgattaa
- the LOC105043116 gene encoding GTP-binding nuclear protein Ran1B: protein MVASNESQGPCQYTPLVPGFLSPPNPIPFKSLSVSELRWKERKEQALLNRSKMALPGQQAVDYPSFKLVIVGDGGTGKTTFVKRHLTGEFEKKYEPTIGVEVHPLDFFTNCGKIRFYCWDTAGQEKFGGLRDGYYIHGQCAIIMFDVTARLTYKNVPTWHRDLCRVCENIPIVLCGNKVDVKNRQVKAKMVTFHRKKNLQYYEISAKSNYNFEKPFLYLARKLAGDPNLHFVESPALAPPEVQIDLAAQQQYEAEIAAAAAQPLPDDDDDAFE from the exons ATGGTCGCGTCAAATGAAAGCCAAGGGCCGTGCCAATATACGCCCCTGGTCCCCGGCTTCCTCTCGCCCCCCAATCCTATCCCATTCAAATCCCTCTCCGTCTCCGAGCTCCGGTGGAAGGAGAGAAAGGAGCAAGCCCTCCTTAATCGAAGCAAAATG GCGCTTCCGGGACAGCAGGCGGTCGATTATCCGAGTTTCAAGTTGGTGATCGTCGGCGATGGTGGCACAG GCAAGACTACCTTCGTGAAGAGGCACCTCACAGGAGAGTTTGAGAAGAAATACGAAC CTACTATTGGTGTTGAAGTCCATCCCCTGGATTTCTTCACCAACTGTGGGAAGATCCGGTTCTACTGCTGGGATACTGCAGGGCAAGAGAAGTTTGGTGGACTCAGGGATGGATACTA CATCCATGGTCAATGCGCAATTATCATGTTTGATGTCACCGCACGGCTGACATACAAGAATGTTCCTACGTGGCATAGGGATCTCTGCCG GGTTTGTGAGAATATTCCCATAGTTCTCTGTGGCAACAAGGTAGATGTCAAGAACAGGCAGGTGAAAGCCAAGATGGTTACCTTCCACAGGAAGAAGAATCTTCAGTACTATGAGATATCTGCTAAGAGTAATTACAATTTTGAAAAGCCATTCCTATATTTGGCAAGAAAGCTTGCTGG GGATCCAAATCTTCACTTTGTTGAATCACCAGCTCTAGCTCCTCCCGAAGTACAAATCGACCTTGCTGCACAACAACA gTATGAGGCTGAGATAGCTGCTGCTGCAGCACAGCCCCTcccagatgatgatgatgatgcgtTTGAGTAA